The region CTGTGTCTGCCCAAGACCAAATTTCCCATGAAAGCCAACCTCAAACAGCGTGAGCCTGAAATGCTCAAACGCTGGGAGGAAATGTCCGTATACGACAAGATGGTCGAAGCTAACGCCGATGCGGACAAATATGTTCTGCATGACGGCCCCCCGTATGCAAACGGCCACATTCACATGGGCACAGCCATGAACAAGGTTCTTAAGGACATTATCGTAAAGTCCCGCAACCTTCAGGGCATGAAGGCCGAGTATGTTCCCGGTTGGGACTGTCACGGTCTGCCTATTGAGCACAAGGTAGAGCAGGAGCTTAAGAAAAAGAAAAAAGAACTGCCCACCACTGTTATCCGCAAACTCTGCCGTGAATATGCTGAAAAATTTGTCGGCATCCAGCGTAAGGAATTCAAACGCCTCGGAGTGTTGGGAAATTGGGAAGATCCATACCTGACCATGAAGCCCGAATACGAAGCTGCTACAGCACGTGAACTGGGACGTTTCATGGAAAAAGGTTCTGTTATCCGTGGTAAAAAGCCGATTCACTGGTGCTGCGACTGCCGCACCGCCCTGGCTGAAGCAGAAGTGGAATACGAGGATCACACCTCCCCTTCAATTTATGTACGCTTCCCATTGAATGATGAGAAGGTGCTGAAAGCATTTCCTGAAGATGCAGCAGCAAAGATGGACCTCGCACGTACATACGTATGTATCTGGACCACTACTCCCTGGACTATCCCTGACAACATGGCGGTAGCTGTTCACCCTGAATTTGAATACGTTGTTGCCGAAGTTAACGGTGATTTTTACGTTCTCGCGGAAAGACTGCTGCCCGTATGCGCTGAATCTTTCGGCTGGGAAAGCTGGAATGTATTAGGCTCAGTTGAAGGTGCTAAACTTGAAGGACTGGTTGCCAAGCATCCCATTTATGACCGCAAATCACCCATCGTACTGGCTGATTACGTAACTCTTGATTCCGGTACCGGTTGCGTTCACACTGCTCCCGGTCATGGTCGTGAAGACTTTGAAACCGGCCTCCGTTACGGTCTGGAAGTTTATTCTCCCATGAACAACAGCGGTGTTTTCCTCAAGGATGTAGAACATTTCGCCGGCCTGAATGTTTTCGAGGCCAATCCTAAAGTCATCGAAAAACTTCAGGAAGTGGGTAACCTGCTGGCTCAGGAAGAAATATCCCACTCCTACCCCCACTGCTGGCGCTGTAAAGAACCGGTTATCTTCCGTGCAACCACCCAGTGGTTTATCGGTATGGAAGAAAACGACCTGCGCGGCAAAGCCCTCAAAGCCATCAAAGATGATGTCGACTGGATTCCTGCCTGGGGTGAAAACCGTATCTACAGCATGGTTGAAAACCGCCCGGACTGGTGCATCTCCCGTCAGCGTAACTGGGGCGTGCCCATCATCGCCTTGATCTGTCAGGACTGCGATGAAGTATACAACGACCCCGAATGGGTTTTCTCCATAGTAGATGAATTTGAAAAGCATGAGCACGGCTGTGACTACTGGTTCGAGAAATCAATTGAAGAAATAGCTCCTGAAGGTCTTAAATGCCCCAAATGCGGCGGCAATCACTGGGCCAAAGAAGACGATATTCTTGATGTATGGTTCGATTCCGGAACCAGCTACGCCGCAGTTGTTGAAAAACGCAAGGAACACCGTTTCCCTGCTGATCTGTACCTTGAAGGTTCCGACCAGCATCGCGGATGGTTTCACAGCTCCCTGCTCGCTTCCGTTGGTACCCGCGGCGTTCCGCCCTACAAAACTGTTCTGACACACGGTTACGTTGTAGATAAAAACGGCCGCAAGATGTCAAAATCCATCGGAAACGTTATAGCTCCGCAGGAAATCATCGACCAGCACGGTGCTGAAATCCTGCGTATGTGGGTTTCCGCTGTGAACTATCAGGAAGATGTGCGCATCTCCGACGAAATCCTCAGCCGCATGGTTGATACCTATCGTCGAGTCCGTAACACATGCCGCTACATTCTCGGTAACCTGAACGGTTTCAATCCCGAGACTGACGCAGTCGCACCCGCGGACATGCTGCCTGTAGACCATTTCGCACTTGATCTGGTCACCCGTCAGCACGAGGTAATGCAGAAGGCTTATACCAACTTTGAATTCCACAAAGTTTACCATACCCTGCACAATCTCTGCACCACAGAGCTGTCTTCGTTCTATCTTGATATTATCAAAGACAGACTTTACGTGTCCGGCGAAAAGAGCCTTGAACGCCGCTCCGCACAGACAGTGCTCTGGCAGACCATGCTCATGCTGCTTAAAGACATGGCTCCCATCCTTTCCTTCACCGCAGAGGAAGCATATTCCCACATGCCTGAAGAGATTAAAGGTAATGCGGAAACCGTCTTCGCCATTCGTCCCGAACTGCTCAAAGCAGAAATCGACGACGCAGAGCGTAAAAGATGGGAACTGCTTATGGACGTTCGTACCGAAGTAACCAAGGCTATCGAGCCGCTTCGTCGTGAAAAGGTCATCGGTCACTCCCTTGATACCAATATCACCCTCTTTGCTAACGAAGAAATCGCCAAGGCGCTTGAAGGTATCGAACGCCGTGAATTCTTCATCGTTTCCGGTGTTGAAATCGCTCCTCTCGCCGATGCTCCTGAAGATGCGGTCAAGCCCGAAGAACTTGAAGGTCTTGCCGTCAAGGTTGAAAAGGCGCAGGGTGAAAAATGCAGCCGCTGCTGGAGATACGATACTCTCGGTTCCAATGCGGAACATCCCGAACTATGCCCGCGCTGTACTAAAGTGCTGGCCGGTTAAGCTTTTGTTCTTTACAAATTAAATAAGTAAATGCCCCCGCCCTTATTGTAAGGACGGGGGCATTTTTGAAAGAATGTCCCCGGAGAGCAGCGGAGACATCCAAATAAAGGTTTCGTATGAACAAATATTTTTTAGCTGGATCAATTTCTCTTGTAACTTTGATTCTGGATCAGTTTACTAAAATTGCCGTTCGGGAAAAAATGGCGCTCTGGGCGTCTGATGTGGTTATTCCCGGATTATTTAATCTGGTTCATGTGGTGAATAAAGGTGCTGCCTTCGGTTTTCTGAACAGCGCGGACATTACATGGCAGCGCAATTTTTTTATCGTAATTACCCTGATTGCCTTGGTAACGATCGGTGTGTTGCTGAAATCTGTAGAAAATCGTGACAAATTCCAGATTGCAGGGCTTGGTTTTATACTGGGCGGAGCGATAGGAAATCTTATCGATCGCATCCGCCATCATCAAGTGACTGACTTTCTTGATTTTTATTACGGAACACATCACTGGCCGGCGTTTAATGTGGCGGATATCGCAATCTGCATCGGCGCTTTTGCCATGATCATATCTTTTTATAAAACTAAACAACCATGAACCCGATCCTGTTCAGCATAGGTACAATAAATATTTATGCCTACAGCGTATACCTGACGGCAGGCTGTCTGCTGGGTATAGGATGGGCTACACGTGCGGCGCGACTTTGGAAACTGGATTATAAACTTGCTCCTGTCACCGGGATAATATCCATTGTCTGCGGGGTGATCGGCGCACGGGCTCTTTATGTAGCGCTTTATCCGCAGGAATTTGTGGATAATTTAAGCAAAACTTTCTATTTCTGGCAGGGCGGTCTGGCCTTTTCCGGAGCAATTATTTTCGGTTCGATCGGCGGCATGCTCTATCTGAATTCAAAGCAGCAGCCACTTTTGGATTGGCTGGATTGTTTTGTTCCCGGCATTGCTCTCGGTCAGGCTGTTGGACGGCTGGGATGTTTTTTGGCCGGTTGCTGTTACGGCAGACCCACCGATCTTCCATGGGCGGTGACTTTTAAAAATTCCGCGTCACTTGCGCCGCTTTTCCAGTCCCTGCACCCAACCCAGCTTTATCATTCACTTGCCGGGCTGATAACTTTCCTGATTCTGGTTGTTGCCGGAAGCCGTATTAGTACGGAGGGCCGCATTACCGGGCTTTTTCTGATATTGTTTTCCGCCTTCAGATTTATTATTGAATTCTTCAGGGCGGAAAACCGGGGAGAACTAGGTCCCCTAGGCATGCCCCAGCTCATAACACTTGTCTTTTTCGCAATAGGTATATACCTGTTATTAATATACAAAAAAAGGAGCGACTAATGTTCTTCGGCAAAATCCCTACCCTACCAATGGAAACCTGGATAATAATCCTAGGCAGTGTCGGTCTTTTTGCTGTCTTAACACTCTTCGCGATATGGGATGCCTTCAAAAGGGAGTTCCCATCAAACATGGAGAAAGTCGGCTGGATTCAGCTGTCAATTTTTATTCCATTTTTCGGCTGTTTGGCTTACTTTCTCTTTGGTAGAAAAAGGGGGGAAAAGTATAATGAAGAATAATATGAAGAAATCTATCATTGCAGCACTGATTGCCTTTCCTCTGGCAACAGGTTTAAATGGTTGTGTCACCGCATCCGATATGGATAAAGTCCGTATGGAGCTTCGCCAGACCAGATCGCAGCTGAATCAGAAAATAGATACTCTCGATCAGCAGACCAAAGCAGATAATACTGCCCTGCGTGAAGAAATAAAAAAATCAAGTTCTCCGGTACAGACCCAGCAGGCAAACATGTATGCTGAAGTAAATGCCCTGAAGATGCAGGTCGCTAAACTTCAGGGTACGGTTATTACCATGTCCGATTCTCTGCACAGGCTTGATGCCGAGGATAGCAACGGTACGGTTTCCCTTGAGGACCTTACTAAACGGGTCGAAAATATGCGTCTGGCCCTTGAAAGTCAGCTTGCAATCGACCTCGGACTTATCAAAGCTCAGCCTAACAAGAGTAAGAAAACACAGGCCGCTATCGCTAACGCCACAGAAGCTGTGGGCGGAATAACCTTGGTTGTGGCCCCTGAACCGAAAAAAGCTGAACCGGTTGATCCCGCACAAGCCCTATACGACAAGGGGTTAGATTCCTTTAAGGCCAGTAAATATGAAGCCGCAATCAGGGATATGGCGGAATTCACCAAGACTTTTACCAAACATAAACTTGTCCCTAACGCTATTTTCTGGGAAGGTGAATGTTACTACCAGCTCAAGGATTATGCTAATGCCGCCCTTAAATATCAGGTGGTCATTGCTAAACACTCAAAGAGCAATAAATACAGGCCAGCACTGCTTAAACAGGGACTTAGCCTGATCAAGCTGGGCAAAACAAAATCCGGACGCTACATTCTTGAAGATCTTATCAAGAAAGCCCCGAATTCAGCCGAAGCCAAGCGTGCCAAAACTATAATTAAAAACTTAAAATAATCTAAACGGATATTGACAATGAGTGAAAACAAAAATTTTAACAAGATTATACATCTTTCTTTCCCTCCGAACAGCTCCAGCCGCCCTGTTGTGTGCAATCTGGGTAAGCTGTACAATCTCAGCTTCAATATTTTGAAGGCTGACATTAACCCCAGACTTGAAGGAAGCATGACCCTTGAAATTACCGGGTATGAAAAAGATTACCACGAGGGCATTAATTACCTTAAAGAAAATGGGGTTAAACTTATCCCCGTGGCCCAGAAGATCGCCCGGGATGAAGAGTCCTGTATGCATTGCGGCATGTGCCTCGCCATGTGCCCCACCGGTGCCCTTTCATTAAGTAAGGATACACGTATAGTGCTTTTCGATCCGGAAAAATGTACGGCCTGCGGTCTGTGTACCAAGGTCTGTCCGGTTCGCGCCATGGAAATAGATCCTCAGGATTAACAGGAAAAACAAGGAAATCCGTATGGACCGGGATGTACCGCATTACGCAAGCGTAAATACAAGAATCAAGGGACACGGACGCATCTCACGTTCGCTGAATCATCAACCCCTATTCCGGGGATTCAGTGGCACGAAGAAGCATCCTGCGCAGGACCTTGATGATTCCAAGGTTCCGGAATGGTTAAAAGTCTATGTGATTGAGCTCGATCGTAAGCTGGATCAGCTTTTAGGAATACAGAGCAAGCAAGACCTGACCAGTGATTTTCCTATTGATCTTGAAATACTGAAAATTTCCGGTAATGGAATGACATTTCGTTCTCAAAGCGTGACCGCCCCCTGCCTTATGGAGGTGGTTATGGAGATTGAACAGATTCCCGTGCGCCTTGCCGGAGCAAAAGGTAACGTAAAAGCCGGCCCTAAAAACGGGCTATGGGTTATGGATTTTGAAAAAATCAGGGAACACGACCTTGAATCCATTATCCAGTTTGTTTTCAGCGAACAGCGTGAAAAAATCAGGACAGAAAAGCTGGGTTAGCCCTGCACGTTTATTTTAAAGGCAATGCCAAGGAGAACGCAGTGGTTCAGGATGATTTGATAGTGCGGGAGATGATGGAAAAGGTTTCCGAAGATTTGAGCAAAAGTCTTAAGGAAAGTATCACTGACGCAGTGCAAAAAGAAATCTCTAAAAGTATGTCCCAAACATTACTTGAAGGAGAATTCTACCGCAGAATCAACATTGACCTGCAAAACGGTCTCCGTGATATTTATCAGGAAGTTGCCAAAGCAAAAAAAGGTCCTGCCAGCCACGCAGAAACGGTTGTAAGTGTTGACTCTGATCCGGATCAGCTTTTTACCGAAGCTTCGGATCAGCTCGATGCCATTATGCGTACGACTGAAAAAGCCACGCAGGATATCATGGATATTCTTGAGAAAACTCAGGAAACTCAATCCGCACTTGCAAAAATAATCAAGGCTTTTGAATCCGGCGGTGTTAAAAAAGAACAAAGGGTCGAACTGGCTAACATTAATGATACTCTGGGGCAGGACATCATGACCATCATGACTACCCTCTCCTTTCAGGATCTCACCGGTCAGCGCATTAAGATTATTATCGATACGATCAAAAGTGTCGAAAAAATCGTTCTCGACCTTTACATGTCCACCGGACTTAAAATCAAAGCCCGTGAAGAAGCTCCTGAAAAATCTCTGGAACAGCTCGATCAGGAAACTGAAAATAAAATGAGCGAACTGCAAGGGCCCACTGAAAAGGCCGATCAGGGTGATGTTGACGATTTGCTGGCGTCACTCGGATTGTAAGTTTGTCTTTTAAGGCTTTAAGCACTAATCTTTTTATGCTGTCATAGCTTATTGCTGAAATTATAAAATCGGGAAGCCTTGTCTATCTGGATAGAGCTTCCCGATTTTTTTGTGAAATAAAACAGGTAACGCTAATCTAACTGTCTTCGTTGGAATCCAGTTCGTCCAGCCAGCCCTGCACCTTTTCTATCATTGGAGTCGCACCGATCTGGGTGTATAGATCAAGAGATTTTCCCCAAAATTCTCTGGCTTCTTGTAACTTACCTTGCGTTTTACGAATTAAGCCGAGGTTGCCGTAATCCGCAGCCATTCCTTCTTTACTGCCAATTTCTATATCTATTTCCAGTGCCTTGTTATACAATTCTTCGGCTCCCTCCAGATCACCTTGCGTTTTACGAATTATGCCGAGGTTGCCGTAGTCCGCAGCCATTCCTTCTTTACTGCCTAGCTGATCATGTAATTTTAACGCCTTGTTATGAAGCTCTTCGGCCTCCTCCAGATCACCCTGCGTATAACGAATTGAGCCGAGGTTGCCGTATTGGATGGCGATACGTTCTTTACTCCCCAATTCTTTACCAATTTCAAGTGCCTTGTTATAAAACTCTTCGGCCCCCTCCAGATCACCCTGCGTATCCCGAATTACGCCGAGGTTCCCGTAATCAGCAGCCATTCCTTCTTTACTGCCTAGCTGATCATGTAACTTTAACGCCTTGTTATAAAACTCTTCGGCCCCCTCCAGATCACCCTGCGTATAACGAATTACGCCGAGGTTAGCGTATCTGATAGCCATTCCTTCTTTTCTGCCAATTTCTATATCTATTTCCAGTGCCTTGTTATAAAACTCTTCGGCCCCCTTCAGATCACCCTGCGTATCCCGAATTAAGCCGAGGTTGCCGTAAGCTATCGCTTTCCATTCGTTATCATTTTCTTTGAGCTGTAAGACTTTACTAAATGCTTCTTCAGCTTCCTTCATATCCCCAAATAATTTATGCAATTGTCCCAATCTATTCCATGCTTCTGCGCTATTCGGATCAAGTTCAAGAGACTTTTGATATGCTTTTGCTGCTTCTTTAGGATTGGACATGAAATCCAAAAAACCCAAACGCCGGTATGCTTGCGCTGCTTTCAGGTACCTATCATCACCGGCCTTAACATTTTTTTCCGCTTCTTCTTTATAAAAAGCCTTGGCTAAATGAGTATTACCTTTTGCCAGTTCCGCTTCAGCTTGTGCAGCAAAATTATCTTCTTTAGGTGTTTCTTGAGGCTCACGCAAACCGTCGAGAACATCTCTGAGGGCTTTAATTTCTGCATCTTTAGATTGAATGGTCTGATGGGCTTCTTTCAAGTCTTTTCGCTGATCTTCATAAACTTGTTCAGCAAGTGTCTGTGAATCTATTCGTTCAGGGACATTTACGTTCACCTCAACATTATGCGAAGGGGCTTCGGTTTCCCTTTTTCTCAAACTCCCCATAACATGGGTTATAACTTGGTAGATACCGACCAACGCACAAACAACACCAGATTTCAAGCCAAGATTCAATCCCCAAAACCACCCCCACGCAACAGCCGGCGCAGCCACAAATGCATCAACTATCTGAGTACCATTCATCAAAACATCACCCTCCCCATATATTCCAAAAGTAAACCAACGATTATTTTTATCCTATTTTCTAAAATGATTAGCGATATGAGTACGATCAGTCAATACAGAATGGCAATTTTCACTAAACAAAAGAAGTCCCCCGCAACCAAACAGGCTGCGGGGGACTTCTTCAATTTTTATATCAGAATAATTTATTTCTTAATCCGGGGAAAACCGGTCAGTATGCTGAGCACTGCCATTACGGCGAGGATGTAGCAATAATGCATGTTACCGATGATCTCCAGCGGTGAAAGTTCGGAGATGGAACCGGCCAGTAATATCTGCGCTCCGTAAGGAATTAGCCCCTGCACTACGCAGGAAAATATATCCAGTAAACTTGCACTCCTGCGGGGATCTACATTATGGCTTTCAGCTATTTCCTTGGCCATGCCCCCGGTCAGGATGATGGCTACGGTATTGTTCGCGGTACAAAGATCCGACAATACGGAAAGAGCACTGATGCTGAACTCCCCGGCTTTGGTGGACTTGGTGCCCTTGGTCATTTTACCGATGAAGTTGATTATGTAGGTGATGCCGCCATGAAATTTGATCAGCTCACCCAGACCGCCGACCAGCAGGGACAGCACGAGGATCTCCTGCATTCCGGTGAATCCTTTGTAAATGTCCTGAGAAAAAGCCAGCAGACCGAAGCTCTCCATGGAGAAAAATCCTACTATTCCAGTAAAGACGATACCGGCACCCAGAACAACAAAGACATTAACTCCAAGAACAGCCATAACCAGAATCGTTATGTAAGGCAGTACTTTGAGCAGACTGTAACCGCCGTCCGCAACAACCTGACCGCCCTCGCCCGCCATGTAGAGGATTACTACGGTGATCAGTGCGGCTGGCAAAGCGATTAGAAAGTTCATTTTAAACTTATCACTCATCTGACAACCCTGAGTACGGGTCGCGGCGATGGTGGTATCTGAAATCATGGAGAGGTTATCCCCGAACATTGCCCCGCCGACAACAGCGCCCATGAGCAAAGCGGAGGAAATATCCGTTTTCCCGGCAACACCAACAGCGATAGGAGCAATGGCGGCAATGGTGCCCATGGAAGTACCCATGGCGGTAGCGATAAAAGCCGCAATCACAAACAGGCCGGGCAGAACCATTGAGGCCGGCACGATGGAAAGTCCAAGATTTACTGTGGATTCCACCCCACCGATAGATTTCGCAACTGATGCGAATCCACCCGCCAGCAGATAAATCATGCACATGGTGATGATGCCCGGTTCACCCGCGCCGCGTAGGAAAATATTAATTTTGTCATTCAGCTTCGCACGGCCCATCCAAACAGCCCATGCGATCGCAGGCAGAATGGCGACCGTTGCGGACAGCTGATAAAAGGCCATGCTGGTTCCGTTTATAGTAAGGAACGCGCCAGTCCCAATAAAAATAATCAAAAATAGGGCCAATGGCGCCAGCGCCAAACCGTTTGCTTCCTGTTTCATAATACTATATTCCTATATAAAGAGTTAGACATATAGTCCGGTTAAAAAAATATCCGCGAGGGCGGGAACAGTCTCGAACTACAGTGTAAAATGAACAAAATAAATTACTTTTATAACGAAAAAAGTAAAATCAACCTGAAAATTTCAGCATAATAGCTGCTGAGGAGTCAGGATGCTCATCTTTTGAGCTCTATGTCAATAAAAAACGAACAGCAATTTCTTAAAGAAAAACTTAAAGAAAAGCCCCTCTTGAACCTGTACAGGATCAAAAGGGGCTATAAATAGAACTATGTTAACAATAATTAGTAGGTAATCTCTACAGCGGAAGAAGCGCGGATCGCCCGGTCTTTGGCATCCTCTACATCAGAGCCCAAGGCAAGTGCGACTCCAAGGCGGCGCACCCCGTCACACTCCCCTTTGCCGAAAAGGAGAACTTTTGTGTCCGCTTCTTTGAGGGCTTTATCCACATTCGCAAAACCCGGAGCATCGGATTTACCGTTGGAAAGGATTACGCTGGAGGCCGCAGGGCCGTATTGACGAATGGCTGGAACCGGCAGGCCGAGAATAGCACGCACATGCAGCGCGAATTCGCTCATATCCTGTGAGATCACAGTCACAAGACCTGTATCGTGCGGGCGCGGCGAAACTTCACTGAAAATTATCTCATCATCTTTTACGAACAGCTCCACACCGAAAATTCCTCTGCCGCCAAGGGCATCGGTAATTTTAAGGGCATAATCCTGAGCTTTGGCAAGGGCTGCATCGCTCATGGGTTGCGGCTGCCACGATTCGCGGTAATCTCCGTCATCCTGACGGTGCCCGATGGGCGCGCAATAAGAAGTTCCGCCGGCATGGCGCACTGTGAGCAGTGTGATTTCATAATCGAAATCCACAAAGCTTTCCACAATGATGCGCCCTTCCCCGGTCCGTCCGCCGGACTGGGAATAATCCCATGCACGGTCGATATCCGCTTCAGATTTAACGGTGCTTTGACCTTTACCCGAAGAACTCATGACCGGCTTGATCACGCAGGGAATACCCACTTCTTTCAAGGCAGCGAGGTATTCTTCCTTGGTATCGGCAAATTTGTAGGGGGAAGTTTTAAGGCCCACTTCTTCAGCAGCAAGACGCCTGATACCTTCACGGTCCATGGTCAAACGGGTAGCGCGGGCGGTAGGAACGACATTGAAACCTTCTTTTTCCAGCTCGAGCAGGGTTTCAGTAGCGATCGCTTCAATTTCCGGGACAATAAAGTCCGGTTTTTCAGTCTCGACCACACGACGCAATTCCTTTGCATCAAGCATTGAAATTACATAATTGCGATGGGCGACCTGCATGGCAGGGGTATTTTCATACCTGTCTACGACAATTACCTCAACGCCGAGACGCTGGGCTTCGATGACAACCTCTTTACCTAGCTCACCGCCGCCGAGCAGCATCATTTTACGTGCGGAAGCGGTTCCGGCTGTTCCGAGAGTGATCATAGATTTTACTCCGTAGGGTAGTTTTGTCTTGTGGAAAATTATTGTTTGTAGGTGTGCTTTTACTCGCATAAGGCAGGCAAAAATTCAAGAAATTAGATTGTGCCCGTTTAGCTTGTCATCAATATTTCCCTGTTGTATTTTAGGATGCTGTACAACTCAGCCGTTTAAAGGAGAATGTCTGATTAAAATGGATAAAAAAAGAATAATTCTCGCCGCCAGCGGTGCCAGTGGAACACTATACGCTGTTAAGCTGGCCCGTTTTCTTGGCTTGGCAGATGATATTGAACTGCATCTTATTGTTTCCGATGCCGCTCTGAAAGTTCTGGAACTTGAAACCAGCTTCAAGCCGGAAGATCTTACCGGAAACGCAGATGTCGTATATCGGCAGGATAATATAGCCGCCCCACCTGCAAGCGGTTCATGGCAGCATGACGGTATGATCATCTGCCCCTGCTCTATGGCGTCCCTTGCGGCGATTGCGCAGGGGCTTGGAAGCAACCTCATGCACCGGGCCGCGGACGTATGCCTGAAAGAACGGCGCAAGCTGATACTTGTGACCCGCGAAACCCCGCTGAATCTTATTCACATCCGCAATATGGAAACCGCAACACTGGCGGGAGCCACGGTAATGCCGGCCTCGCCGGGATTTTACCATAGCCCCGAAAGTCTGGACGATATGGCGGCGCACATGGCAGGACGAATTCTTGAACAACTGGAAATCCCCCACAACTTATACCGCTGCTGGGGAGACAACTCATTGAGGTAGATCATGCAACACAGATTCACATGGAACGGGCATTCCAATTTTACTATTAAATCCGGCGACAAAACCATAATTATTGATCCTTTTTTTGAAGGCAATCCAAAGGCTTCAACCACATGGGAATCCATCAGTGAAGCGGATGCCGTGCTGGTCACCCATGACCACGGAGATCACATAGGGCAGGCTGTGGAGATCTGCAAGGCTACTGGCGCTACGCTGGTCTGTATTTTTGACCTGCTGGAAA is a window of Maridesulfovibrio sp. DNA encoding:
- the ybgF gene encoding tol-pal system protein YbgF, whose protein sequence is MKNNMKKSIIAALIAFPLATGLNGCVTASDMDKVRMELRQTRSQLNQKIDTLDQQTKADNTALREEIKKSSSPVQTQQANMYAEVNALKMQVAKLQGTVITMSDSLHRLDAEDSNGTVSLEDLTKRVENMRLALESQLAIDLGLIKAQPNKSKKTQAAIANATEAVGGITLVVAPEPKKAEPVDPAQALYDKGLDSFKASKYEAAIRDMAEFTKTFTKHKLVPNAIFWEGECYYQLKDYANAALKYQVVIAKHSKSNKYRPALLKQGLSLIKLGKTKSGRYILEDLIKKAPNSAEAKRAKTIIKNLK
- the ileS gene encoding isoleucine--tRNA ligase, encoding MSDYKKTLCLPKTKFPMKANLKQREPEMLKRWEEMSVYDKMVEANADADKYVLHDGPPYANGHIHMGTAMNKVLKDIIVKSRNLQGMKAEYVPGWDCHGLPIEHKVEQELKKKKKELPTTVIRKLCREYAEKFVGIQRKEFKRLGVLGNWEDPYLTMKPEYEAATARELGRFMEKGSVIRGKKPIHWCCDCRTALAEAEVEYEDHTSPSIYVRFPLNDEKVLKAFPEDAAAKMDLARTYVCIWTTTPWTIPDNMAVAVHPEFEYVVAEVNGDFYVLAERLLPVCAESFGWESWNVLGSVEGAKLEGLVAKHPIYDRKSPIVLADYVTLDSGTGCVHTAPGHGREDFETGLRYGLEVYSPMNNSGVFLKDVEHFAGLNVFEANPKVIEKLQEVGNLLAQEEISHSYPHCWRCKEPVIFRATTQWFIGMEENDLRGKALKAIKDDVDWIPAWGENRIYSMVENRPDWCISRQRNWGVPIIALICQDCDEVYNDPEWVFSIVDEFEKHEHGCDYWFEKSIEEIAPEGLKCPKCGGNHWAKEDDILDVWFDSGTSYAAVVEKRKEHRFPADLYLEGSDQHRGWFHSSLLASVGTRGVPPYKTVLTHGYVVDKNGRKMSKSIGNVIAPQEIIDQHGAEILRMWVSAVNYQEDVRISDEILSRMVDTYRRVRNTCRYILGNLNGFNPETDAVAPADMLPVDHFALDLVTRQHEVMQKAYTNFEFHKVYHTLHNLCTTELSSFYLDIIKDRLYVSGEKSLERRSAQTVLWQTMLMLLKDMAPILSFTAEEAYSHMPEEIKGNAETVFAIRPELLKAEIDDAERKRWELLMDVRTEVTKAIEPLRREKVIGHSLDTNITLFANEEIAKALEGIERREFFIVSGVEIAPLADAPEDAVKPEELEGLAVKVEKAQGEKCSRCWRYDTLGSNAEHPELCPRCTKVLAG
- a CDS encoding 4Fe-4S binding protein, which codes for MSENKNFNKIIHLSFPPNSSSRPVVCNLGKLYNLSFNILKADINPRLEGSMTLEITGYEKDYHEGINYLKENGVKLIPVAQKIARDEESCMHCGMCLAMCPTGALSLSKDTRIVLFDPEKCTACGLCTKVCPVRAMEIDPQD
- a CDS encoding protein phosphatase CheZ, with protein sequence MVQDDLIVREMMEKVSEDLSKSLKESITDAVQKEISKSMSQTLLEGEFYRRINIDLQNGLRDIYQEVAKAKKGPASHAETVVSVDSDPDQLFTEASDQLDAIMRTTEKATQDIMDILEKTQETQSALAKIIKAFESGGVKKEQRVELANINDTLGQDIMTIMTTLSFQDLTGQRIKIIIDTIKSVEKIVLDLYMSTGLKIKAREEAPEKSLEQLDQETENKMSELQGPTEKADQGDVDDLLASLGL
- a CDS encoding PLD nuclease N-terminal domain-containing protein — protein: MFFGKIPTLPMETWIIILGSVGLFAVLTLFAIWDAFKREFPSNMEKVGWIQLSIFIPFFGCLAYFLFGRKRGEKYNEE
- the lgt gene encoding prolipoprotein diacylglyceryl transferase, which encodes MNPILFSIGTINIYAYSVYLTAGCLLGIGWATRAARLWKLDYKLAPVTGIISIVCGVIGARALYVALYPQEFVDNLSKTFYFWQGGLAFSGAIIFGSIGGMLYLNSKQQPLLDWLDCFVPGIALGQAVGRLGCFLAGCCYGRPTDLPWAVTFKNSASLAPLFQSLHPTQLYHSLAGLITFLILVVAGSRISTEGRITGLFLILFSAFRFIIEFFRAENRGELGPLGMPQLITLVFFAIGIYLLLIYKKRSD
- a CDS encoding tetratricopeptide repeat protein, which produces MNGTQIVDAFVAAPAVAWGWFWGLNLGLKSGVVCALVGIYQVITHVMGSLRKRETEAPSHNVEVNVNVPERIDSQTLAEQVYEDQRKDLKEAHQTIQSKDAEIKALRDVLDGLREPQETPKEDNFAAQAEAELAKGNTHLAKAFYKEEAEKNVKAGDDRYLKAAQAYRRLGFLDFMSNPKEAAKAYQKSLELDPNSAEAWNRLGQLHKLFGDMKEAEEAFSKVLQLKENDNEWKAIAYGNLGLIRDTQGDLKGAEEFYNKALEIDIEIGRKEGMAIRYANLGVIRYTQGDLEGAEEFYNKALKLHDQLGSKEGMAADYGNLGVIRDTQGDLEGAEEFYNKALEIGKELGSKERIAIQYGNLGSIRYTQGDLEEAEELHNKALKLHDQLGSKEGMAADYGNLGIIRKTQGDLEGAEELYNKALEIDIEIGSKEGMAADYGNLGLIRKTQGKLQEAREFWGKSLDLYTQIGATPMIEKVQGWLDELDSNEDS
- the lspA gene encoding signal peptidase II translates to MNKYFLAGSISLVTLILDQFTKIAVREKMALWASDVVIPGLFNLVHVVNKGAAFGFLNSADITWQRNFFIVITLIALVTIGVLLKSVENRDKFQIAGLGFILGGAIGNLIDRIRHHQVTDFLDFYYGTHHWPAFNVADIAICIGAFAMIISFYKTKQP